One part of the Rhodococcus oxybenzonivorans genome encodes these proteins:
- a CDS encoding holo-ACP synthase → MGVLGIGFDLVTVSEFAEQLDRPGTAMLDNFTPGERRDAVTRSSDPARHFAARWAAKEAVIKAWSTANFASPPVLPEMIHHLIEVVTDAWGRPSIRLRGDVAEHLTDVKIHISLTHDGDTAGAFAVIEAA, encoded by the coding sequence ATGGGAGTTCTGGGAATCGGCTTCGACCTCGTCACGGTGTCGGAGTTCGCCGAGCAGCTGGACCGGCCAGGTACGGCAATGCTCGACAACTTCACACCGGGCGAACGTCGAGACGCCGTGACCCGGAGCTCCGATCCGGCTCGGCATTTCGCGGCCCGATGGGCGGCGAAGGAGGCAGTGATCAAAGCATGGTCCACGGCCAACTTCGCCAGCCCGCCGGTGCTCCCCGAAATGATCCACCACCTGATCGAGGTGGTGACGGATGCGTGGGGACGGCCGAGCATCCGCTTACGCGGAGACGTCGCCGAGCATCTGACGGACGTGAAGATTCATATCTCGCTCACGCACGACGGCGACACCGCCGGTGCATTCGCGGTGATCGAAGCGGCGTAG
- a CDS encoding DUF3618 domain-containing protein, translating into MPRDTDSIEREIENARNQLASTLDELTVRTNPKRLVENTKQTLIAKFNEPAVKYGLIAVGAVVGLLVLRKALR; encoded by the coding sequence TTGCCCAGGGACACCGACAGCATCGAGCGTGAAATCGAGAACGCGCGCAATCAGCTCGCAAGCACACTCGACGAATTGACGGTCCGCACCAACCCGAAGCGTCTCGTGGAGAACACGAAGCAGACGCTGATCGCGAAGTTCAACGAGCCGGCGGTCAAGTACGGACTGATCGCCGTAGGTGCGGTGGTGGGGCTCCTGGTGCTCCGCAAGGCGCTGCGCTGA
- a CDS encoding TetR family transcriptional regulator: MESSASKQAPRRVDPALELQSDPQELLPRRRPTQERSRRKFDALLAASRELLVDVGFESFTCEEVAARADVPIGTLYQFFANKYVIVCELNRQDLVGVQHELAQFNGEVPSLDWLRFLNAFVDHMAGLWMSDPSRREVWLAMQSTPSTRATGAIHEKAFAEQVSRMLAPLTPQTTRERRTMMAEVLVHVVYSMLNFSVQDDQSHADAVAELKRLMVAYLLVAEKESRTTTTTG, from the coding sequence GTGGAGTCTTCAGCCAGCAAGCAAGCACCGCGCCGTGTGGACCCGGCGCTGGAGCTGCAGTCGGACCCGCAGGAGCTCCTGCCCCGCCGACGTCCGACCCAGGAACGTAGTCGCCGCAAGTTCGATGCGCTACTCGCAGCGTCGCGGGAATTGCTGGTGGATGTGGGATTCGAGTCGTTCACCTGCGAGGAGGTCGCCGCTCGTGCCGATGTGCCGATCGGCACGCTCTACCAATTCTTCGCGAACAAGTATGTGATCGTGTGCGAGCTCAACAGGCAGGACCTCGTCGGCGTTCAACACGAGCTCGCGCAGTTCAACGGTGAGGTTCCGTCTCTCGACTGGCTACGCTTCCTCAACGCCTTCGTCGACCACATGGCCGGTTTGTGGATGTCGGATCCGTCACGACGCGAGGTGTGGCTGGCGATGCAGTCGACCCCGTCGACCCGCGCCACGGGGGCCATCCATGAGAAGGCGTTCGCGGAGCAGGTCTCACGAATGCTCGCACCGCTCACCCCGCAAACCACGCGGGAGCGGCGCACGATGATGGCCGAGGTTCTCGTTCACGTCGTCTACTCGATGCTGAACTTCTCGGTGCAGGACGACCAAAGCCACGCCGATGCCGTCGCAGAGCTGAAACGGTTGATGGTGGCGTACCTGCTCGTCGCCGAAAAGGAATCTCGCACCACTACGACCACCGGCTAG
- a CDS encoding type I polyketide synthase, whose protein sequence is MTIDDTTPAGNGRNSKGSRRIGVDRDDTRSSSKTTLADRLVGGEPYALAFGGQGAPWLSSLEELSRDNGLEPALTKLVNEAAEYLAPVAQELLVVRPVGFDPIAWILEQELADEEDGAPAAGPSAAALTSAAVSLPGVFLTQIAALRALAAQGLDPTVTAPVSVIGHSQGLLAAEAVATSGNKDGELLALAQLIGAAAGLVGRRRGVISAADSTPMLAVSNVDPARLHQIVEELAEGLEPERAAVLGIRNARRRVVLSGPPAQLARVQQRCEQIEADEARERDAKKRGGSIFSPVFEPLPVEIGFHHPALAETVDIVGQWAARCGLDEDKARALTSACLVDPVDWVEAVDSTIDAGASWILDLGPGDLLTRMTSASVRGQGVGIVAAATRGGHRNLLTPGAAPEVPAAWTEFLPKPVALPGGRIGVETAFTKLTGRSPILLAGMTPTTVDPKIVAAAANAGHWAELAGGGQVTEQIFADHVEELTGLLEPGRAVQFNSMFLDPYLWKLHVGGKRLVPKARAAGAPFDGVVVTAGIPELEDAVSIIEDLTEAGFSYVAFKPGTVAQIRSVIRIANEVPSFPVIAHIEGGRAGGHHSWEDLDDLLLDTYAELRTRPNLVLCVGGGIGTPERAADYLTGRWSVAHGFPAMPLDGILVGTAAMATLEATTSPEVKQLLVDTPGTADWVGAGTAEGGMASGRSQLGADIHEIDNAASRTGRLLDEVAGDADAVAARRDEIIEALNVTAKPYFGDVETMTYEQWLRRYLELAVGIDAAKAFDCGSDLQDAIDEATTSPWLDITWRKRFGEMLQRTESRLHPVDRGPIPTLFAEDAILERPEAAICALQAQYPDYATTVLHPADVSFFVSLCKTPGKPVNFVPVVDGDVRRWWRSDSLWQAHDPRYTADQVCVIPGTVAVAGITRVDEPVGELLDRFEKATYDELVTAGASPLSLLARRHADIARGLLDTVLSAPDIQWASRLTLNPVRRLGDLDKWSVESDTRAVHETTGAELSVIGDQQVLLTVPLVAGKSVQITITVPASVADGGAPLVTETDAEKSMTALLAVAAGQELPAVKNGVARLNLAWTPDLIADHAGVTGSGLPTTLSVSGKAVPDVVVGACWPAVFAVLGAAKTEDSLSVIEGMLDLVHLDHSVDFVGELPSETSILVVKAEVASVLDTDLGRVVEVKAEVGAMLGEGLDAPAVVTLSERFAIRGRTGKGELSDPARAGGSLSDEVVDTPRRRRRDTTIVAPRNMGSFAQVSGDHNPIHTSDNAALLAGLGSPIVHGMWLSAAAQQVVTAVDPGETKTPPRRLTAWTARFLGMVRPGAEIDVRVDRVAVDRGAEIVEVGCRIDGELVMVATGRTAAPKTVYAFPGQGIQRPGMGLDARARSKAAREIWDRADKHTRKALGFSILAVVRDNPTVVKARGVEHKHPDGVLHLTQFTQVAMATLGVAQVAELRESGAFVEGALLAGHSVGEYNALAAVAGVLPLEAVLEVVFQRGSAMHALVPRDEAGRSDYRMAAIRPSQIGLADEDVESFIGEIASATGEFLQVVNLNLRGSQYAIAGTVAGLNALEKEIDVRREAFGGKRAYIMVPGIDVPFHSTVLRGGVDDFRGRLEELLPQDIDPAILIGRYIPNLVPKPFSLKREFVQEIADLVPSKPLQKVLKDFDSWAAQPSQLTRIVLTELLAWQFASPVRWIETQDLLFADEAEGGLGVERFVEIGLGSVPTVANLASQTLKLPGRFGYPVEVLNIEREAAIVYSTDVDPAPVEDDEPAAPAAEAPAASAAPAAAPAPAAAPSGGPRPDDIAFKAADATKVLISLWTKLRPDQVGPVDTIEALCDGVSSRRNQLLVDLGSELSLGAIDGAADADMGSLAATVDSLARTYKPFGPVLSDSINDHLRKVFGPSGRRPAAIADRVKKVWELGDGWAHHVTAEVALGTRDGSSIRGGDLGGLAGGGLADGAAVDAVIDSAVAAVASRRGISVSLPATGGGAGGTVDAAALGEFTEHITGRDGVLASAARLVLEQLGFAGDTATAAAPTDTELVDLVSAELGSDWPRLVAPAFDGKRAVLLDDRWASAREDLARLWIDAAGSESLEIESFAGAGKSVAAQAAWWQARATDEGRAALAEKYGRIAAAAAVVTDETPEWADQVAVVTGASKGSIAAAVAGKLLAGGATVFVTTSRLDDKRLGFYRDLYRRNARAGAALWVVPANMASYTDIDALIEWIGEAQYETAGGSKKLVKEAVTPTLLFPFAAPRVAGDLADAGARAEMEMRVLLWSVERLIGGLSKIGYDRDVDTHLHVVLPGSPNRGLFGGDGAYGEAKAALDAVVGRWKAERNWAERVTLVHALIGWVRGTGLMGGNDPLVEAVEGAGVRTWSTQEMATELLQLCEPEARRLASAEPLAADLTGGLAQANLDLPALAKQAQEAAAAEAEEDTAELDTIAALPAPPRVSESAAPAWSGVTAAPEDLVVIVGAGELGPFGSSRTRFEMEVDEELSAAGVLELAWNTGLIVWETTPSPGWYDAETGDLVPEAEIADRYHDTVVERCGIRRYVDEGAMVDNTAPLLTSVFLDKDLSFVVGTEAEALAFVEADPDNTVATPVPDSGDWQVTRRAGTEIRVPRKMKLTRSVGGQIPTGFDVTKWGIPADMADSVDRVGLWNIVATVDAFLTGGFTPSELLRWVHPSLVANTQGTGMGGMSSMRSLYIDTLLGENRPNDILQEALPNVIAAHVVQSYVGGYGAMVHPVAACATAAVSVEEGVDKIKLGKAQLVVAGGYDDLGTEGIIGFGDMSATAKTDDMRAKGIEDRRFSRANDRRRGGFVESAGGGTILLARGDVALEMGLPVLGVVAYASSFADGVHTSIPAPGIGALGAGRGGADSQLAQSLRRLGLGADDISVISKHDTSTAANDPNEAELHERLAGALGRSEGAPLFVVSQKSLTGHSKGGAAAFQLIGLCQVLDQGVVPPNRSLDCVDEKMAEFEHLVWAREPLRFGEQFPLKAGLLTSLGFGHVSGLIAVVHPQAFIESLPADRREAYLAQARKRTVEGQRRLVKAMVGGGSLYERPADRRFGGDSVPAAASRQLEADVLLTEAARLGADDVYSSGLPGCK, encoded by the coding sequence GTGACGATTGACGACACGACACCCGCAGGAAATGGAAGAAACTCGAAGGGTTCGCGGCGCATCGGCGTAGACCGGGACGACACTCGGTCGTCGAGCAAGACCACACTCGCCGACCGTCTGGTCGGCGGCGAACCGTATGCCCTCGCCTTCGGTGGCCAGGGTGCGCCCTGGCTGAGCTCGCTCGAGGAGCTGAGCCGCGACAACGGTCTCGAGCCGGCTTTGACCAAGCTCGTGAACGAGGCCGCCGAGTACCTCGCCCCGGTGGCGCAGGAGCTGCTCGTCGTGCGTCCGGTCGGATTCGACCCCATCGCGTGGATCCTCGAGCAGGAACTCGCCGACGAAGAAGACGGTGCCCCGGCGGCCGGACCTTCTGCCGCTGCTCTCACGTCTGCAGCAGTCTCCCTTCCCGGTGTCTTCCTGACACAGATCGCCGCGCTGCGTGCGCTGGCGGCTCAGGGCCTCGATCCCACCGTGACGGCACCCGTGTCGGTGATCGGCCACTCCCAAGGACTTCTCGCTGCGGAGGCCGTTGCGACCTCCGGCAACAAGGACGGCGAACTTCTCGCCCTCGCTCAGCTGATCGGTGCCGCTGCCGGACTGGTGGGTCGTCGTCGCGGAGTGATCTCTGCGGCCGACTCCACCCCGATGCTTGCCGTGTCCAACGTCGACCCGGCGCGCCTGCATCAGATCGTCGAGGAGCTCGCCGAGGGCCTCGAGCCCGAGCGCGCCGCTGTACTCGGCATCCGTAACGCCCGGCGCCGCGTCGTGCTGTCCGGCCCGCCGGCCCAGCTGGCGCGGGTGCAGCAGCGCTGCGAGCAGATCGAGGCCGACGAAGCCCGTGAGCGCGACGCCAAGAAGCGTGGCGGCTCCATCTTCTCGCCCGTGTTCGAGCCGCTCCCGGTCGAGATCGGCTTCCACCACCCGGCTCTCGCGGAGACCGTCGATATCGTCGGCCAGTGGGCCGCCCGTTGCGGTCTCGACGAAGACAAGGCTCGCGCCCTCACAAGTGCCTGCCTCGTCGACCCCGTCGACTGGGTCGAGGCCGTCGACAGCACCATCGACGCCGGCGCATCCTGGATCCTCGATCTCGGACCCGGTGACCTTCTCACCCGTATGACGTCGGCCAGCGTGCGCGGGCAGGGCGTCGGCATCGTCGCCGCTGCCACCCGCGGCGGCCACCGCAACCTGCTCACTCCGGGTGCGGCACCCGAGGTGCCCGCTGCGTGGACCGAATTCCTTCCGAAGCCGGTCGCGCTGCCCGGCGGACGTATCGGCGTCGAGACCGCATTCACCAAGCTGACCGGTCGTTCGCCGATCCTGCTCGCCGGCATGACCCCCACCACGGTCGACCCGAAGATCGTCGCCGCAGCTGCCAACGCAGGCCACTGGGCCGAGCTCGCCGGTGGTGGCCAGGTGACCGAGCAGATCTTCGCCGACCACGTCGAGGAGCTCACGGGGCTGCTCGAGCCGGGTCGGGCCGTGCAGTTCAACTCGATGTTCCTCGACCCCTACCTGTGGAAGCTCCACGTCGGTGGCAAGCGCCTCGTCCCCAAGGCCCGCGCCGCCGGTGCCCCGTTCGACGGCGTCGTCGTCACCGCCGGCATCCCGGAGCTCGAGGATGCCGTCTCGATCATCGAGGACCTCACCGAGGCCGGATTCAGCTACGTCGCGTTCAAGCCGGGCACGGTCGCGCAGATCCGTTCGGTGATCCGCATCGCCAACGAGGTTCCCTCGTTCCCCGTCATCGCCCACATCGAGGGCGGCCGCGCCGGTGGTCACCACTCGTGGGAAGACCTCGACGACCTGCTCCTCGACACCTACGCCGAGCTGCGTACCCGACCGAACCTGGTCCTGTGCGTAGGTGGCGGCATCGGCACGCCGGAGCGGGCTGCCGACTACCTGACAGGCCGCTGGTCCGTCGCGCACGGCTTCCCGGCGATGCCGCTGGACGGCATCCTGGTCGGTACCGCCGCCATGGCCACCCTCGAGGCGACCACGTCTCCCGAGGTGAAGCAGCTCCTCGTCGACACCCCCGGTACCGCGGACTGGGTCGGTGCGGGCACCGCCGAGGGCGGTATGGCCTCCGGTCGTAGCCAGCTCGGCGCCGACATCCACGAGATCGACAACGCCGCGTCCCGCACGGGCCGCCTGCTGGACGAGGTCGCCGGTGACGCCGACGCCGTTGCCGCGCGTCGCGACGAGATCATCGAGGCACTGAACGTCACGGCGAAGCCGTATTTCGGCGACGTCGAGACGATGACGTACGAGCAGTGGCTGCGCCGCTACCTCGAACTGGCCGTCGGCATCGACGCCGCGAAGGCATTCGACTGCGGTTCCGACCTGCAGGACGCCATCGACGAGGCCACCACCAGCCCCTGGCTCGACATCACCTGGCGCAAGCGTTTCGGTGAGATGCTGCAGCGCACCGAGTCGCGTCTGCACCCGGTCGACCGCGGACCGATCCCCACCCTGTTCGCCGAAGACGCGATCCTGGAGCGTCCCGAGGCTGCTATCTGCGCACTGCAGGCTCAGTACCCGGACTACGCGACCACGGTTCTGCACCCCGCCGACGTGTCGTTCTTCGTCTCGCTGTGCAAGACGCCCGGCAAGCCGGTCAACTTCGTTCCCGTGGTGGATGGTGACGTCCGCCGCTGGTGGCGCTCCGATTCGCTGTGGCAGGCACACGACCCCCGCTACACCGCGGACCAGGTCTGCGTCATCCCCGGCACCGTCGCCGTCGCCGGCATCACGCGCGTCGACGAGCCCGTCGGTGAGCTGCTCGACCGCTTCGAGAAGGCCACCTACGACGAGCTGGTCACCGCCGGTGCGTCGCCGCTGTCGCTGCTCGCGCGCCGTCACGCCGACATCGCGCGTGGCCTCCTCGACACCGTCCTGTCGGCTCCCGACATCCAGTGGGCCTCGCGTCTGACTCTGAACCCGGTTCGCCGGCTCGGTGACCTCGACAAGTGGTCGGTCGAATCCGACACCCGCGCGGTGCACGAGACCACCGGTGCCGAGCTCTCCGTGATCGGCGACCAGCAGGTGCTCCTCACTGTTCCGCTGGTGGCAGGCAAGTCCGTCCAGATCACCATCACCGTTCCGGCCTCCGTCGCGGACGGTGGCGCACCCCTGGTCACCGAGACCGATGCCGAGAAGTCGATGACCGCACTCCTCGCGGTCGCGGCCGGTCAGGAACTGCCGGCCGTCAAGAACGGTGTCGCTCGCCTCAACCTGGCCTGGACCCCGGATTTGATCGCCGACCACGCCGGTGTCACCGGTTCGGGCCTGCCCACGACGCTGAGCGTCAGTGGCAAGGCGGTCCCGGACGTGGTCGTCGGCGCCTGCTGGCCGGCCGTGTTCGCCGTGCTCGGTGCCGCGAAGACCGAAGACTCGCTCTCGGTCATCGAAGGCATGCTCGACTTGGTCCACCTCGATCACAGCGTCGACTTCGTGGGTGAATTGCCTTCGGAGACCAGCATTCTCGTCGTCAAGGCCGAGGTCGCCTCGGTGCTCGACACCGACCTGGGTCGCGTCGTCGAGGTCAAAGCCGAGGTCGGCGCGATGCTCGGTGAGGGCCTCGACGCGCCCGCCGTCGTCACCCTCTCGGAGCGCTTCGCCATCCGCGGCCGCACCGGCAAGGGCGAGCTGTCCGATCCGGCCCGCGCCGGAGGTTCGCTCAGTGACGAGGTCGTGGACACCCCGCGTCGTCGTCGCCGCGACACCACCATCGTCGCGCCCCGCAACATGGGCTCCTTCGCTCAGGTGTCGGGTGACCACAACCCGATCCACACCTCCGACAACGCCGCGCTCCTCGCCGGACTCGGCAGCCCGATCGTGCACGGCATGTGGCTCTCGGCCGCAGCCCAGCAGGTCGTCACCGCCGTGGACCCGGGCGAGACCAAGACGCCGCCGCGCCGTCTCACCGCCTGGACCGCCCGCTTCCTCGGGATGGTCCGCCCCGGCGCCGAGATCGACGTTCGCGTCGACCGCGTCGCCGTGGACCGTGGCGCCGAGATCGTCGAGGTCGGGTGCCGCATCGACGGTGAACTGGTGATGGTCGCAACGGGTCGCACAGCGGCTCCGAAAACCGTCTACGCGTTCCCAGGACAGGGCATCCAGCGTCCCGGCATGGGTCTCGACGCCCGCGCCCGCTCCAAGGCCGCCCGCGAGATCTGGGACCGCGCCGACAAGCACACCCGCAAGGCTCTCGGCTTCTCGATCCTCGCCGTGGTCCGCGACAACCCGACGGTCGTCAAGGCCCGGGGTGTCGAGCACAAGCACCCGGACGGTGTCCTGCACCTGACCCAGTTCACCCAGGTCGCGATGGCGACGCTCGGTGTGGCTCAGGTTGCCGAGCTCCGCGAGTCCGGTGCCTTCGTCGAGGGTGCCCTGCTCGCAGGCCACTCGGTCGGTGAATACAACGCCCTCGCGGCGGTCGCCGGTGTACTTCCCCTGGAAGCCGTTCTCGAGGTGGTCTTCCAGCGTGGTTCCGCCATGCACGCCCTGGTGCCGCGTGACGAGGCCGGGCGCTCCGACTACCGGATGGCCGCTATCCGGCCCTCGCAGATCGGTCTCGCGGACGAGGACGTCGAGTCGTTCATCGGTGAGATCGCCTCGGCAACAGGCGAATTCCTGCAGGTTGTGAACCTGAACCTGCGTGGCTCGCAGTACGCCATCGCGGGCACGGTGGCCGGACTCAACGCGCTCGAGAAGGAAATCGACGTCCGCCGTGAGGCTTTCGGCGGCAAGCGCGCCTACATCATGGTCCCGGGCATCGACGTCCCCTTCCACTCGACGGTTCTGCGCGGCGGTGTCGACGACTTCCGTGGTCGCCTCGAAGAACTGCTTCCGCAGGACATCGACCCGGCCATTCTGATCGGGCGTTACATTCCGAACCTCGTACCGAAGCCGTTCTCGCTGAAGCGTGAGTTCGTGCAGGAGATCGCGGACCTCGTGCCGTCAAAGCCGCTGCAGAAGGTTCTGAAGGACTTCGACTCGTGGGCGGCACAGCCGTCGCAGCTCACGCGCATCGTGCTCACCGAGCTTCTGGCCTGGCAGTTCGCGAGCCCGGTCCGGTGGATCGAGACGCAGGACCTGCTGTTCGCCGACGAGGCCGAAGGTGGACTGGGTGTCGAGCGCTTCGTCGAGATCGGTCTGGGCTCCGTCCCGACCGTCGCGAACCTCGCTTCGCAGACCCTCAAGTTGCCGGGACGCTTCGGCTACCCGGTCGAGGTCCTCAACATCGAGCGTGAAGCCGCCATCGTGTACTCCACCGACGTGGATCCGGCGCCGGTCGAAGACGACGAGCCGGCAGCACCGGCAGCCGAGGCACCCGCCGCATCGGCAGCCCCCGCTGCCGCTCCGGCCCCCGCGGCAGCCCCCTCGGGTGGCCCGCGTCCCGACGACATCGCCTTCAAGGCAGCCGACGCCACCAAGGTTCTGATCAGCCTGTGGACCAAGCTGCGTCCCGATCAGGTCGGCCCCGTCGACACGATCGAGGCTCTGTGCGACGGCGTGTCCTCGCGGCGTAACCAGCTGCTCGTCGACCTCGGTTCCGAGCTCTCGCTCGGCGCGATCGACGGTGCCGCCGACGCCGATATGGGTTCGCTGGCTGCCACGGTCGACTCGCTGGCCCGTACGTACAAGCCCTTCGGCCCGGTGCTGTCCGACTCGATCAACGATCACCTCCGCAAGGTCTTCGGCCCGTCGGGTCGACGTCCCGCGGCCATCGCGGACCGAGTCAAGAAGGTTTGGGAGCTGGGTGACGGCTGGGCGCACCACGTCACCGCGGAGGTGGCGCTCGGAACCCGCGACGGTTCCAGCATCCGCGGCGGTGACCTCGGTGGTCTCGCAGGCGGTGGTCTCGCCGACGGCGCCGCAGTAGACGCTGTCATCGACAGCGCAGTCGCCGCAGTGGCCTCGCGCCGTGGGATCAGCGTTTCGCTCCCGGCAACGGGTGGCGGAGCCGGTGGCACCGTCGACGCCGCGGCACTGGGTGAGTTCACCGAGCACATCACGGGCCGCGACGGCGTGCTGGCCTCGGCAGCCCGCCTCGTGCTCGAGCAGCTCGGTTTCGCCGGTGACACGGCGACGGCAGCGGCGCCGACCGACACCGAACTCGTCGACCTCGTGTCGGCGGAACTCGGTTCGGACTGGCCGCGACTGGTGGCTCCCGCATTCGACGGAAAGCGGGCGGTCCTGCTCGACGACCGCTGGGCATCCGCCCGGGAGGATCTGGCCCGACTGTGGATCGACGCGGCCGGCTCCGAATCGCTCGAGATCGAAAGCTTCGCCGGTGCAGGCAAGTCCGTTGCGGCGCAGGCCGCATGGTGGCAAGCCCGCGCAACCGACGAGGGTCGTGCGGCTCTGGCCGAGAAGTACGGGCGTATCGCCGCGGCGGCAGCTGTCGTCACCGACGAGACGCCGGAATGGGCAGACCAGGTCGCCGTCGTCACCGGTGCCAGCAAGGGGTCCATCGCGGCCGCGGTCGCAGGCAAGCTCCTCGCGGGCGGCGCGACGGTCTTCGTGACCACCTCGCGTCTCGACGACAAGCGACTCGGCTTCTACCGCGACCTCTACCGCCGCAATGCTCGCGCCGGTGCCGCCCTGTGGGTGGTTCCCGCGAACATGGCGTCGTACACGGACATCGACGCGCTCATCGAGTGGATCGGTGAGGCCCAGTACGAAACTGCCGGTGGATCGAAGAAGCTCGTCAAGGAAGCGGTCACCCCGACCTTGCTGTTCCCGTTCGCCGCGCCCCGCGTGGCCGGTGACCTGGCCGACGCCGGCGCCCGCGCCGAAATGGAGATGCGAGTTCTCCTGTGGTCGGTGGAACGCCTGATCGGCGGGCTGTCGAAGATCGGCTACGACCGTGACGTCGACACTCACCTGCACGTAGTTCTGCCCGGCTCCCCGAACCGCGGTCTGTTCGGTGGCGACGGCGCGTACGGCGAGGCCAAGGCCGCGCTCGACGCAGTGGTCGGCCGCTGGAAGGCCGAGCGCAACTGGGCCGAACGCGTCACCCTGGTGCACGCTCTCATCGGCTGGGTCCGCGGAACCGGACTGATGGGCGGCAACGACCCGCTCGTCGAGGCCGTCGAAGGTGCCGGAGTCCGTACCTGGTCCACCCAGGAAATGGCCACCGAGCTGCTGCAGTTGTGCGAGCCCGAGGCACGTCGCCTCGCGTCCGCCGAGCCGCTCGCCGCCGATCTGACCGGTGGGCTCGCCCAGGCGAACCTGGACCTGCCCGCGCTGGCGAAGCAGGCTCAGGAAGCTGCTGCTGCCGAGGCCGAGGAGGACACGGCCGAGCTCGACACCATCGCGGCTCTGCCCGCCCCGCCGCGGGTCTCGGAGTCGGCGGCACCGGCCTGGTCGGGAGTCACTGCGGCCCCGGAGGACCTCGTGGTCATCGTCGGTGCCGGGGAGCTCGGACCGTTCGGCTCCTCGCGTACCCGCTTCGAGATGGAGGTCGACGAAGAGCTTTCGGCGGCAGGCGTTCTCGAACTCGCGTGGAACACCGGACTGATCGTGTGGGAGACCACACCGTCGCCCGGGTGGTACGACGCAGAGACCGGGGATCTGGTTCCGGAAGCCGAGATCGCGGACCGGTACCACGACACCGTCGTCGAACGGTGCGGCATCCGCCGCTACGTGGACGAAGGCGCGATGGTCGATAACACCGCACCGCTGCTCACGTCGGTCTTCCTCGACAAGGACCTGAGCTTCGTGGTCGGCACCGAGGCGGAGGCACTGGCCTTCGTCGAGGCCGATCCGGACAACACGGTCGCGACTCCGGTCCCGGACAGCGGGGACTGGCAGGTCACCCGCCGGGCCGGTACCGAAATCCGCGTGCCGCGCAAGATGAAGCTCACGCGGAGTGTGGGTGGGCAGATCCCGACCGGATTCGACGTCACGAAGTGGGGCATCCCCGCCGACATGGCCGACTCCGTCGACCGGGTGGGCCTGTGGAACATCGTCGCCACGGTGGACGCGTTCCTCACCGGAGGGTTCACCCCCAGCGAACTGCTGCGGTGGGTGCACCCCTCGCTGGTCGCCAACACCCAGGGCACCGGCATGGGCGGCATGAGCTCGATGAGGTCGCTGTACATCGACACGCTGCTCGGTGAGAACCGGCCGAACGACATCCTGCAGGAAGCTCTGCCGAATGTGATTGCGGCGCACGTCGTCCAGTCTTACGTCGGCGGTTACGGCGCCATGGTCCACCCGGTTGCGGCGTGCGCCACGGCTGCGGTGTCCGTCGAAGAGGGCGTCGACAAGATCAAGCTCGGCAAGGCGCAGCTGGTCGTTGCCGGTGGATACGACGACCTCGGCACGGAAGGCATCATCGGATTCGGTGACATGTCTGCCACTGCCAAGACCGACGACATGCGCGCCAAGGGCATCGAGGATCGCCGCTTCTCGCGGGCCAACGATCGTCGACGCGGCGGGTTCGTAGAGTCGGCCGGCGGTGGCACCATCCTCCTCGCTCGCGGTGACGTGGCACTCGAGATGGGTCTGCCCGTCCTCGGTGTGGTTGCCTACGCCAGCTCGTTCGCGGATGGTGTCCACACATCGATCCCGGCTCCCGGAATCGGTGCGCTCGGTGCAGGTCGTGGGGGAGCGGATTCGCAGCTCGCTCAGTCTCTCCGCCGGCTCGGTCTCGGTGCCGACGACATCTCGGTGATTTCCAAGCACGACACCTCCACCGCGGCCAACGATCCCAACGAGGCGGAGCTGCACGAGCGCCTCGCCGGGGCCCTCGGCCGCAGCGAAGGTGCGCCGCTGTTCGTCGTCTCGCAGAAGAGCCTCACCGGACACTCCAAGGGTGGTGCCGCAGCATTCCAGCTGATCGGTCTCTGCCAGGTGCTGGATCAAGGTGTCGTCCCGCCTAACCGCAGCCTCGACTGCGTCGACGAGAAGATGGCCGAGTTCGAACACCTCGTGTGGGCTCGGGAGCCGCTGCGCTTCGGTGAGCAGTTCCCGCTGAAGGCTGGTCTGCTGACGAGCCTCGGCTTCGGTCACGTCTCCGGACTGATTGCGGTCGTCCACCCGCAGGCGTTCATCGAGTCGCTGCCGGCAGACAGGCGGGAGGCGTACCTCGCGCAGGCACGCAAGCGCACCGTCGAGGGTCAGCGTCGTCTGGTGAAGGCCATGGTCGGTGGCGGCAGCCTGTACGAGCGTCCGGCGGATCGTCGCTTCGGCGGCGACAGTGTGCCGGCCGCAGCGTCCCGTCAGCTGGAGGCGGACGTCCTGCTCACCGAGGCAGCACGCCTCGGAGCGGACGACGTATACAGCTCGGGTCTGCCCGGCTGCAAGTAG
- the bcp gene encoding thioredoxin-dependent thiol peroxidase, with translation MTDNSRLSPGDTPPAFTLPDADGNEVSLADYRGRKVVVYFYPAASTPGCTKQACDFRDNLAELNGAGIDVIGISPDKPAKLAKFRDTEELTFPLLSDPDKSTLEAWGAFGEKKMYGKTVQGVIRSTFLVDEEGKIEVAQYNVRATGHVAKLRRDLSV, from the coding sequence GTGACCGACAACAGCAGACTCTCTCCCGGAGACACTCCACCCGCCTTCACCCTCCCCGATGCCGACGGCAACGAGGTGTCTCTCGCCGATTACCGCGGACGCAAGGTCGTCGTGTACTTCTACCCGGCCGCCAGCACCCCCGGTTGCACCAAGCAGGCGTGCGACTTCCGCGACAATCTGGCGGAACTTAACGGAGCCGGCATCGACGTGATCGGCATCTCCCCCGACAAGCCGGCCAAGCTGGCCAAGTTCCGCGACACCGAGGAACTGACGTTCCCGCTCCTGTCGGACCCGGACAAGTCCACACTCGAGGCGTGGGGCGCATTCGGGGAGAAGAAGATGTACGGCAAGACCGTTCAGGGCGTCATCCGTTCCACCTTCCTCGTCGACGAGGAGGGCAAGATCGAGGTCGCGCAGTACAACGTTCGCGCCACCGGCCATGTGGCCAAGCTGCGACGGGACCTTTCCGTCTGA